TGGtccttcatcttttctctttaTGCTTGGGATCAGAGAGATTTTGAGTTGTTTCTGGTGATGTAACAGCCGTTAGATCTGTCTGATACTCTACTACATGTACATACACTTGTTGTGTTTATCATAGTATCTGCACTTTGTCATTATTTGGAAGATAAGTTATTGAATCTGGAGCATCTTGCACTGGATAAAAAGAACGTATATATGTTTACTTGAAGTTAGTTTATATtaggaaaaatatttttgcaaACTTTGCGATCGACCCTCGATAGGTCATTCATGGTGGTAAAAAAACATTCAATGTGAATACCATGTTTAAGattgtttcttctttgtttgttgttttggACATTGACAATTCAACAGGCCTACGTACTGTCGACCATTTATTAATATCTCTAGCAAAATATGTGAAAAACATTAACCTCCGCACattaaatgaaaaagaaaagcttaTTTTTGATCTCTAACTATTGCCAAGTCTAAGTAATTTCTCCAAGGGTAAGAAACCTCTTATCCCTAGCTTGTTCTACTGAAAGTAGTTTGACGATCACGGTGACACCAAGTTAGCATGTAAAAAGAGTGGGGGTGAGGGGGAATATGAAATGGGACAAGAAACACAGAAAACTTGAAGAATCTTCAGAAAATTCAGTAAAATATCCAAGAAATTTAGAAAAAAACTTGGAAAttttggaaaaacaaaagtcACAGCAACATATGTGAATTTAAAATGGAAAATAATACGTATAGTAGTAGTATAATAATAAAATAGCAAATGAAACATTTTGCTTGCTGATTGGGTTGACGAAAACGTATAGACGTACGCTTTGCACTTATGAAGAGCAACCAGTCTAATTTTCTTGCATCGCCAGAGGGATACCAATGCCGGCCTGATCATGCATTTCATATTGGCAATGGCAGCAGCAAAGATCGAACACACAGATCAAGAATGGTGTGCAATTAGGACTTGATGAACACTACAGACAGAGGCAGATCCGGACTCATCATCTCTCATACTACTAAAAGCTAATAATTAACCAACCttgcaaaaaagaaaccaTGCATTCCCTAGCTTAGCTAAGCTACCGAGCTAACGTACTCATCCTCTTCTCTATATGTACacggccgatcgatcgatggatcaTGGCCAAGCTCAAGCTCGCCGCcgtaactagctagctaggcctcGCTTCCGAGGTCACAGAACCGCTCTTcgggccgccgcgcccgcttCGTCCTCTTCAGCGCCACCCCGAACAGCTTCACGGACGCCGTCTCGTCTTCGCCTTCTTCGTCCAGCTCCATCAGCCTACAGGATGAGTTAGtgttcgccgccgcgccggccccGCCATGGACGATGCCGGAGATGAGGTTTGACGGAGTCTGCGGAGTAGGGAGCGAGACGGGCGCGACGTGGTTCTGGAGGAAGTAGATGATGTCGTTGTAGAGCTTCTTCATGTGGGCCAGCTCCGACAGCAGCACCGAGttgcgccgccgcagctcccGGTTGTCCTCCGACAGCGCCGCCAGGAACTCTCCTCCTGATCCTTGCCCGCCATTGTTGTTGCTACCGAttgccggcgccggtggatcTTCTTGGAAGTGGTACGAGGACATGGGATGGTGGTGATGAGCGGCtagcggaggtggcggcgaaAAGGCGGTGccgaggtggtggtggtgatggtggaggtggtggtaggcgtggtggtggtgcggcagaggcggaggaggctggGAAGATTTCCGGCGGTGGATCTCGGCCAGGAGGTGCTTGGCGCCCTTCCTGAAGAACTCGTTGGCGAACTCCCACCTGTCGGCTACTATCTTCCTGAAACCCTGCAGTAAAATTGAATGGCATTCCAAATTCATTAagcaacacaaagaaaaagcTTAAGAAGAACATTATGCAAAGAGAAACCGGCTAGTCACTTATCATCTCTTGTCAGAATCAGAAAACTGACTAAATGTGCCTGGATATATAATCTTGTAGCCAGGCTATGCTTGAACCAAATTAAGCccaaaatatatacaaaaagTGAGGGatcgaaacaaaaaaataaatctcatccaagaaaagaagatcagGGATCAATTGGTGCTcggctgctagctagctctacaGCTTGTCACAAACTAGGAAGCAAGCAAGAACTAATCTTCTACTGGTCGTTTTTTCAAGAAAACGCAAAATCTTTGCGTATCGATGCATATATTAAGAGAGAAAGAGTAATTTACAAGCCTAAGAGGGCAACACCCACAAAAAATACAACGCAAGACCTCTAGGAACTAGTGACCGACGGGAGTAGCGCTCCAAGCCCAGTCGCCCCAGCCCGAGCCCACAGCCTGACGTCCGCCATGAGGCGATGCTAGGAGTCACGTTGTCGAAGACCGCCGCGTTGCGATGCTTCCAAATCCACCAGGCCGTGAGCATGATGATTGAAACAGTGTCCTCCGAGCCGAAGAAGGAGCGGTGTCGCGTGCCACCAATCCGCAAAGAGTTCTACTGGTCGTCAGAAGGTCACACTCAcaccatgcatatatattgcCCTTTTCCATGCACATAGCAAAACAAAAGATCTTTTAAAAGAGAGGATCGGAGCATTAACTTTTGCATGAACCTGTCACATTCTAGGAAACACCAGCCCAAGAACAAACATTTGAAAGCCATGCAAGCACAGCACACAGTACCATTATATAGCACCCCAAAAAAttagagaagaagaagcaaatcatgtactccgtactattccctccgtcccatattaagtgacacaaatttacccaaatatgaatgtatctataaaaaaacgtctagatacatgtaatagaaagtcactcaacatgagacggagggagtaagaaacACAAATTGCAAACAGACACATACACATACATCATGGCCACATTAGTATAGAGTATATAGACCCTTACAGAAATTAAACAAAAGAATAACTACTACTTGTCCCTCAAACCGAACATATaacaaagaagaggaaaagcTCTACTAAATGCATATACATGAACGTGATATGAACAAGCTAGAGAATATAGTATATACGTACATAGGTGTTGAGCTGGCGGACGAAGCTGGAGAAGTTGTTGTGCTTGAAGTAGTTTGGGAGGAGGTCCCTGGCGAACTCCGGCGGGCGCCACACCACGAAGGTGGCCTCGTCCTCGCCCCAGGACACGATGTGGTCCGTGCAGGGGTCGTCCACCAGCTCGTACGTCTTGCTCAGGAacggcgccggcaccgcctTCCCTCCCCCaactcctccccctccgccgtGCGCCGACGACTCCATCGACACCACCATCTCCCCGCACCTCTCCACAAGGAAAGCCATGGCCACCTAGAACTTGCTCTCTCTATTCTGGAGATCGAGAAGGTAGCAATGCGTAAGCTAGGGAAGCAAGGAGGAGggcctgaagaagaagagggagtgAGCTCTAGTGAGTGAGGACTGAGGAGTGAGGAAGGGGGGCAAGAAGCTTAAGGCTGCGTCTCTTTGGGGTAGGTCTATATGGATCTCCAGTCTTGACTGTCTCGCACTCACACGCataaacacacacacatgcactAGCTAGCAAGCGGCTACACGCCCCCACACGAACGCCTCCAAATATTCTCGTGTGGGTCAGTCTGcctgcagcctgctgctgctcatgcCTGGACCGGCcggcctcttcctctctctagGCTAGAGCTAGTAGTACTATTAGATCAGCACAggccctctctctctctcatcatTAGTTATATGCGTATGCATGGATATCTGTGCACTTGTTGTTGGCTGTGTGATTCGAATCGATCAGAGAGTAATCAAGGTAGACACTTCAAGGTGGTGTTTGAATtggggagaagaaggaaggtTGAACAATGCATCCACCTTTTGGTTAAGTTTTTAGCTAGTATATAAGAATGCTGTGATTGGcgactactccctccgtccatatcaagtgactaaaatttgtccaaatatggatgtatctatatctaaaaatCGTCtggatatatgtaatatttcgtcacttaatatgggacggagggagtatatgacctgtaaaaaaaaaatagaattccCTAGGTGGTTATTCAAGaatatttaagaaaaaaaaacgacgGAGAAATATTCCTCCTTCATCCACCCCGATGACAAAATgacaaaacacaacaaatggACACGTCGCCGAAAAACCTAACGAAACCATTGTGCACAAGATCCGCACTCAATTGGAACAGCCTCAATTGAGAAGCCAACTCATAGCTTGTAGATAGCATTTCATGCGTCCCCTCCTCGGCCGTAGGAGCCAAATCCAGACATCGGTTATGGGAAGAGGGGACCATCAAGCTAGACTAGCGGCAGGTAGAGCAAACAACGAGAGAGAAAAGAGCACAATGACCTAACACAAAACGACTTACTCCGTCGTGCCAACAACCCCCACCTCCCCCGCCTGCCTTACTGAGCATGCCGAATTCGGAGTGACCCAAGGAGTGGGAAATGAAAATATCCTTGACATGCTCCAAAGGAGTGAGATGTACCATCGGAATAACAAAATGAGGATCACTAATCCGCCGCCAGTCCTAGCATGCCCCGCAACCCTTTTGGTCGTACATCACAGGAGCCAGATCCAGCCCCCAGCCGACGAGAAGAGGGGAGCATCAAGCTAGATTGGTGACAATTAGACCAAAAACGAGAAGAAAGAGCACAAGGACATAACACCACACAATGTACCTTCCATCATGCCAAGACCCCCTCCCTCTGCTCGCTCGATTGAGCTTGCGAAGTTCGGAATGACCCACAAAACGAGAATAACAATATTCCTAGCATGCTCCAAAGGAGTGAGACGTATCCTAGAACAAATAAATGGAGATCCTTAAACCAATGTGGCTCCTAGAATGCCCCCACGCCCTCAATCCTACATCATAGGAGCCAGAGCCAGACCCAACTGACAAGAAGAGGCGAGCGTCAAGCTAGACTATGACAATTAGAACAAAGGACCAAAAGAAAGAGCACAAGGACATATCACCATACAGCTAACCTCCCGTCGTGCCAAGAACCCCTCATAGCTTCCCCCTACCGAGCATGGCAAATCCGCGATGCCCCGCGAAACGAGAAACAATATCAACGATAAGCTCCAAAGGAGCGAAATGAAGAGATGAAGATCCTTGATCTGTTTCTACCCTTGCCATGCCCACATGCCCTCGTTCATTGAGGACATGGCCAGATACATACCCGGTTGATAAGAAGAGTGAGCACCAAGCTAGATTAGCGATAATAAGAGCAAAGGAACATCATAGGGAGCAAACGAACCTAGCACCACACGAGAGATCTTCGTTGTGCCAAGACCCCCTTCCCTCCGCCCATGCGACACTGAGTCGCAACCCTGACAAATAAAATCCAGCTAGAGTTCATAGCATGATGAAACAGGTAATTTTCTTTCATAATATGGATGGTCATGTCTTTTCTGACCTTAGGAGTTTCACATAAACTTTGAAAGACTCTAGCCTTTAAGTACCATCTTGGAGTTAAAGGGTCTTTTGGAACAAAGGGTATAGAAGTTCTAGGGAGTTCCTATAAAGTTGCACGATTCATAAGAAATTTGGAAAAACTATAACACGAGGTTCCTTTTGTTGTCCATGGTCTTCTAGTATTTCAAATCTGAATCAGCGAAATCAATTTCCTTACATATTTATGTGTCTTTATATCTCTAAGATAAAAGAGGTACCATTTCACCCTTTATTTTTTAAGCTGGGTATCGGTCGGATGCAGAGGAGAGGCCGAGAAAAGGTTTCTTGCTTtattaaaaaat
This is a stretch of genomic DNA from Brachypodium distachyon strain Bd21 chromosome 1, Brachypodium_distachyon_v3.0, whole genome shotgun sequence. It encodes these proteins:
- the LOC100843513 gene encoding heat stress transcription factor B-4b: MAFLVERCGEMVVSMESSAHGGGGGVGGGKAVPAPFLSKTYELVDDPCTDHIVSWGEDEATFVVWRPPEFARDLLPNYFKHNNFSSFVRQLNTYGFRKIVADRWEFANEFFRKGAKHLLAEIHRRKSSQPPPPLPHHHHAYHHLHHHHHHLGTAFSPPPPLAAHHHHPMSSYHFQEDPPAPAIGSNNNGGQGSGGEFLAALSEDNRELRRRNSVLLSELAHMKKLYNDIIYFLQNHVAPVSLPTPQTPSNLISGIVHGGAGAAANTNSSCRLMELDEEGEDETASVKLFGVALKRTKRARRPEERFCDLGSEA